One genomic segment of Rhodothermales bacterium includes these proteins:
- a CDS encoding MOSC domain-containing protein, which translates to MPAVWTGTLETIYLAPDAGAPVRSVAAVRAEPGRGLEGDRYWKGEGSFSRWPGARREVTLIAAEALADAEAEFGVAVSAGEHRRNLVVTGVPLGDLVKAEFWVGSVRMRGERVCAPCKYLVRVTGQEALFDALVRRGGLRASLLSEGMIRAGDTLRPA; encoded by the coding sequence ATGCCGGCTGTCTGGACAGGGACCCTCGAAACGATCTACCTCGCGCCCGATGCGGGTGCGCCGGTGCGGTCGGTCGCGGCGGTGCGGGCGGAGCCGGGGCGCGGGCTCGAAGGCGATCGGTACTGGAAGGGCGAGGGCTCGTTCAGCCGGTGGCCGGGGGCGCGGCGCGAGGTCACGCTCATCGCGGCCGAGGCGCTCGCCGACGCCGAGGCCGAGTTCGGCGTCGCGGTGTCGGCGGGGGAGCACCGGCGGAATCTCGTCGTAACGGGCGTCCCGCTCGGCGACCTCGTGAAGGCGGAGTTCTGGGTCGGGTCCGTGCGGATGCGCGGCGAGCGGGTGTGCGCGCCGTGCAAATACCTCGTCCGCGTCACAGGGCAGGAGGCCCTCTTCGACGCGCTCGTGCGGCGTGGTGGGCTCCGCGCGTCGCTGCTGAGCGAAGGCATGATTCGGGCCGGCGATACCCTGCGTCCGGCGTGA
- the ppk1 gene encoding polyphosphate kinase 1, which produces MSKKAEPVKEPAALKSGVEPKNEAVEGEDAPGGDGSATLAADPAAEQRPHADRPQVVPARPEWGFAVPRAVDPQPVDADTDLSDPALYFNRELSWLDFNARVLAQALDERTPMLEQVRFLAITANNLDEFYRKRIGGLKRQEAAGVVSLSPDGRTPAEQLALVRRAIIPMYETITQTWEEGLRPKLERAGVVVRDYDDLDGAQRKALDAYFHTHIFPILTPLAVDPGHPFPFISNLSLSLAVMLRHPARGTEHFARLKVPISRGRWISIPGEVHHFVPVEQIIRANVGELFRGMEVVAVSAFRITRNADVRRNEEEADDLLAMISDEVRERRFADVVRLEIEQDMPAAVRRLLVRELELEDEDVYVSDGLLELADLTDLADLPLPQHQYPRWEPIVPIRLRHEGESEDKADIFAVVRHRDLLVHHPYESFSASTLRFVEEAALDPNVLAIKLTLYRTSKDSPIVAALRRAAEAGKQVAALIELKARFDEERNIEMAQALEKAGVHVTYGLVGLKTHAKTTLVVREEAGGLCTYSHISTGNYNPTTARFYTDLGLLTANREIGSDLVNLFHYLTGYAPEQRYQKLLVAPRDLRPAFLRLIDREMEHQRGSGNGRIICKMNAIDDPVMIRKLYEASQAGVSISLIIRGHSRLRPGIPGISENIEVISIVGRFLEHSRIYYFGNNGTPEALIGSADWQRRNLEERVEVVVPIEDDKVRERLKRTLKFSMKDNRLAWDLSGDGLYQQRTPQDGEPARAFHDVLMGRALRRSVEEDLPWDI; this is translated from the coding sequence ATGTCTAAAAAAGCTGAGCCCGTCAAAGAACCGGCCGCCCTCAAATCCGGTGTCGAGCCCAAGAACGAAGCGGTGGAGGGGGAGGACGCGCCGGGCGGGGATGGCTCGGCGACACTCGCCGCCGATCCCGCCGCCGAGCAACGCCCGCATGCGGACCGGCCGCAGGTGGTGCCCGCTCGGCCGGAGTGGGGCTTCGCCGTGCCGCGCGCCGTGGACCCGCAACCCGTCGACGCCGATACCGACCTCTCCGACCCCGCGCTCTACTTCAACCGCGAGTTGAGCTGGCTCGACTTCAACGCCCGCGTGCTCGCCCAGGCCCTCGACGAGCGGACGCCGATGCTGGAGCAGGTCCGATTCCTCGCCATCACAGCCAACAACCTCGACGAGTTCTACCGCAAGCGCATCGGCGGGCTGAAGCGGCAGGAGGCGGCCGGCGTCGTGAGCCTCTCGCCCGACGGCCGCACCCCGGCCGAGCAGCTCGCCCTCGTTCGTCGCGCGATCATCCCGATGTACGAGACGATCACGCAGACGTGGGAAGAAGGGCTCCGCCCGAAGCTCGAACGCGCGGGCGTCGTCGTGCGCGACTACGACGACCTCGACGGTGCGCAGCGGAAGGCGCTGGACGCCTACTTCCACACCCACATCTTCCCGATCCTCACCCCGCTCGCCGTCGACCCGGGGCACCCGTTCCCGTTCATCTCCAACCTCTCGCTCTCGCTCGCGGTGATGCTCCGGCACCCGGCGCGCGGGACCGAGCACTTCGCCCGGCTGAAGGTCCCGATCTCGCGCGGCCGTTGGATCTCGATCCCCGGCGAGGTCCACCACTTCGTCCCCGTCGAGCAGATCATCCGCGCGAACGTGGGCGAACTGTTCCGGGGGATGGAGGTCGTCGCCGTCAGCGCCTTCCGCATCACGCGCAACGCCGATGTGCGGCGCAACGAGGAGGAGGCCGACGACCTCCTCGCGATGATCTCCGACGAGGTGCGCGAGCGGCGCTTCGCCGACGTGGTCCGTCTCGAGATCGAGCAGGACATGCCCGCCGCCGTGCGCCGCCTGCTCGTCCGCGAGCTGGAGCTGGAGGACGAGGACGTCTACGTCTCCGACGGCCTCCTCGAACTCGCCGACCTCACGGACCTCGCCGACCTCCCGCTCCCGCAACACCAATACCCGCGCTGGGAGCCCATCGTCCCGATCCGGCTCCGGCACGAGGGCGAGAGCGAGGACAAGGCCGACATCTTCGCCGTCGTCCGCCACCGCGACCTCCTCGTGCACCACCCCTACGAGTCGTTCTCGGCGTCCACGCTCCGCTTCGTGGAGGAGGCCGCGCTCGACCCCAACGTGCTCGCCATCAAGCTGACGCTCTACCGCACGAGCAAGGACTCGCCGATCGTGGCGGCGCTCCGGCGCGCGGCCGAGGCGGGCAAGCAGGTCGCCGCCCTCATCGAACTCAAGGCGCGCTTCGACGAGGAGCGCAACATCGAGATGGCACAGGCGCTCGAGAAGGCGGGTGTCCACGTCACGTACGGCCTCGTCGGCCTGAAGACGCACGCGAAGACCACGCTCGTCGTGCGCGAGGAGGCGGGCGGGCTCTGCACCTACAGCCACATCTCGACGGGGAACTACAACCCGACGACGGCCCGCTTCTACACCGACCTCGGCCTGCTGACGGCGAACCGCGAGATCGGCTCCGACCTCGTCAACCTCTTCCATTACCTCACGGGGTACGCGCCGGAGCAGCGCTACCAGAAGCTGCTCGTCGCCCCGCGCGACCTCCGCCCGGCCTTCCTCCGCCTCATCGACCGGGAGATGGAGCACCAGCGGGGGAGCGGCAACGGCCGGATCATCTGCAAGATGAACGCGATCGACGACCCGGTGATGATCCGGAAGCTCTACGAGGCGTCGCAGGCCGGGGTGAGCATCTCGCTCATCATCCGCGGGCACAGCCGGCTGCGGCCGGGCATCCCGGGCATCTCCGAGAACATCGAGGTCATCTCGATCGTCGGCCGGTTCCTGGAGCACAGCCGGATCTACTACTTCGGCAACAACGGGACGCCGGAGGCGCTGATCGGGAGCGCGGACTGGCAACGGCGCAACTTGGAAGAGCGTGTCGAGGTCGTCGTGCCGATCGAAGACGACAAGGTGCGGGAGCGGCTCAAGCGCACGCTGAAGTTCTCGATGAAGGACAACCGCCTCGCGTGGGACCTCAGCGGCGACGGGCTTTATCAACAGCGCACGCCGCAGGACGGCGAGCCGGCCCGCGCGTTCCACGATGTGCTGATGGGCCGTGCCCTCCGCCGCTCCGTCGAAGAAGACCTGCCGTGGGACATCTGA
- the dnaG gene encoding DNA primase produces MMIPEDKVEEVKAATDIVDVVSDYVRLKKAGTNFKGLCPFHNEKTPSFNVNPGMGIFKCFGCGEGGDAISFVMKVEGLGFTETVRMLAEQAGIELPAEGARDPHSDEKEAIHHALRFAARWYYQQLTQSDEGKRRGLAYFESRGLSPETIKKFGLGFAPGAWDGLLSAATAAQVSSDILDKAGLILPNKNGDGFHDRFRERAMFPILSHVGKVLGFGGRVLPDSTPPTGDYVPPKYINSPETRVYSKGRVLYGLFQGKQAVRAEEEVILVEGYTDVISLYQAGVKNVVASSGTALTPEQVRALGRYAKRVLLLYDADSAGAAAALRGIDLILREGLAAYVVSLPDGADPDSFVQKFGGEAFRAYLQKERQSFVHFKVAAARRTGALSTPEGQAETARSVLDTIAQIPDTVAQDGYIRVAAGELGVPDIHLRMQFRDVLKKGGEARPAPRREMPPLPESEFEPSAGPAPVPETFEMKPEEGALLRLMLEQGRPMVEHVLGHMALDEFSPGPVRRTVEQLLAQYQEGQIDAEAFTGGQFGPVVQQVTAGVLVDRHVTSDNYARKGIRVPEMNAEPYEAAASAMTLLKLDRVNEAIALANRRTYAAEQAGEDLTPLQQQMQELQRLRMQIERREFFEWGAEEGKSG; encoded by the coding sequence ATGATGATCCCCGAGGACAAGGTCGAAGAGGTCAAGGCCGCCACCGATATCGTGGACGTGGTGAGCGACTACGTCCGCCTCAAAAAGGCCGGGACCAACTTCAAAGGCCTCTGCCCGTTCCACAACGAGAAGACCCCGTCGTTCAACGTGAACCCGGGGATGGGCATCTTCAAGTGCTTCGGGTGCGGCGAGGGCGGCGACGCGATCTCGTTCGTGATGAAGGTTGAGGGGCTCGGGTTCACCGAGACCGTGCGGATGCTCGCCGAGCAGGCCGGGATCGAGCTGCCGGCGGAGGGCGCGCGGGACCCGCACAGCGACGAGAAAGAGGCTATCCACCACGCGCTCCGGTTCGCCGCGCGGTGGTACTACCAGCAGCTCACCCAGTCCGACGAGGGCAAGCGCCGCGGGCTCGCCTACTTCGAGAGCCGGGGCCTGAGCCCGGAGACGATTAAGAAGTTCGGGCTCGGCTTCGCGCCGGGCGCGTGGGACGGCCTGCTCTCGGCGGCGACGGCGGCGCAGGTCAGCTCCGATATCCTCGACAAAGCCGGGCTCATCCTCCCGAACAAGAACGGCGACGGGTTCCACGACCGCTTCCGCGAGCGGGCGATGTTTCCGATCCTCTCGCACGTCGGCAAGGTCCTCGGCTTCGGCGGGCGCGTGCTCCCCGACAGCACCCCGCCGACGGGCGACTACGTCCCGCCGAAGTACATCAATTCGCCCGAGACGCGGGTGTATTCCAAAGGCCGCGTGCTCTACGGGCTGTTTCAGGGCAAGCAGGCGGTCCGCGCCGAGGAGGAGGTGATCCTCGTCGAGGGCTACACGGACGTGATCTCGCTGTATCAGGCCGGCGTGAAGAACGTCGTGGCGTCGAGCGGGACGGCGCTGACGCCGGAGCAGGTCCGCGCGCTCGGCCGCTACGCCAAACGCGTCCTCCTCCTCTACGACGCCGACTCGGCCGGGGCCGCCGCTGCGCTCCGCGGTATCGACCTGATCCTGCGCGAAGGGCTCGCGGCTTACGTGGTGTCGCTGCCCGACGGGGCGGACCCGGACTCGTTCGTGCAGAAGTTCGGCGGCGAGGCGTTCCGGGCCTACCTCCAGAAAGAGCGGCAGAGCTTCGTCCATTTCAAAGTGGCGGCGGCGCGGCGGACCGGCGCGCTCAGTACACCAGAGGGGCAGGCCGAGACGGCGCGCTCGGTGCTCGACACGATCGCGCAGATCCCGGACACCGTCGCGCAGGACGGCTACATCCGCGTCGCGGCGGGCGAGCTCGGCGTGCCCGACATCCACCTCCGGATGCAGTTCCGCGACGTGCTGAAGAAGGGGGGCGAGGCGCGGCCCGCGCCGCGCCGCGAGATGCCGCCGCTGCCGGAGAGCGAGTTCGAGCCTTCGGCGGGCCCGGCGCCCGTGCCCGAGACGTTCGAGATGAAGCCCGAGGAGGGCGCGCTCCTCCGGCTAATGCTGGAGCAGGGGCGGCCGATGGTCGAGCACGTCCTCGGCCACATGGCCCTCGACGAGTTCTCGCCCGGCCCCGTCCGCCGCACCGTCGAGCAGCTCCTCGCCCAATATCAAGAGGGGCAGATCGACGCCGAGGCGTTCACAGGCGGGCAGTTCGGGCCGGTCGTGCAGCAGGTCACGGCCGGCGTGCTCGTGGACCGTCACGTGACGTCGGACAACTACGCGCGGAAGGGGATCCGCGTGCCCGAGATGAACGCCGAGCCGTACGAGGCGGCGGCGAGCGCGATGACGCTTCTCAAGCTCGACCGCGTCAACGAGGCCATCGCCCTCGCCAACCGGAGGACGTACGCGGCCGAGCAGGCGGGCGAGGACCTCACCCCGCTCCAGCAGCAGATGCAGGAGTTGCAGCGGCTCCGGATGCAGATCGAGCGCCGCGAGTTCTTCGAGTGGGGAGCGGAAGAGGGGAAGTCGGGGTGA